The Acidobacteriota bacterium nucleotide sequence AGTCAGCCGTCCAGCCAGTCTCCAAGAGCCTGCAGTACCTCCTCCGGCCGCTGCAGCACCGCCTCGTTCCGGAAGCGCAGCACGCGGTATCCGTGAACCTCCAAATCCACGTCGCGATCGGCATCTCGGAGCTTCTGCTCTTTCCTTTCGTGCACACCCCCATCGAGCTCGATCACCAACCGTTGCTCGGCGCAGTAGAAGTCGGCGATGTAGCCCTTGATCGGGGCTTGGCGACGAAATTTGAGGCCGCGGAATGTGCGGTTGCGGAGGAGGTCCCAGAGGGCTTGTTCGGCGGCCGTGGCTTCCTGGCGCAGGTCGCGGGCGCGGGCGGTGAGTTGGTGGCGGAGTCCGTCGGGGGACATGGAGGCTATTGTAGCGACAGCCCTCACCTCCGAGTGCCCGCAAGCCCTCCCCCCGCGATACAATCCCTCCAAAAGCCAGTTTCCCAACTCCGTCACCGTGACCTCAGGAGGACACCATGACTGAAGCAGCCCCTCGTCCGTCCACGCCCTGGCATCTGTGGGTCGTCGGCATTCTCGCCTTGCTGTGGAATGCCTTTGGCGCCTACGACTACCTGATGACCCAGACCCAAAACGAGGCCTACATGAGCAACTTCACGCCGGAGCAGCTGGAGTATTTCTACAGCTTCCCGGCATGGGTGGT carries:
- a CDS encoding endonuclease domain-containing protein, coding for MSPDGLRHQLTARARDLRQEATAAEQALWDLLRNRTFRGLKFRRQAPIKGYIADFYCAEQRLVIELDGGVHERKEQKLRDADRDVDLEVHGYRVLRFRNEAVLQRPEEVLQALGDWLDG